The sequence ATCGTCTTGATGTATCACGGAGTCTCGGAGAGTCCTTCGTTCAACAGCGTGCCGGCAAAAGCCTTCAGGGAACACCTCTCGTACTTGGCGGATCACTATCGCGTCAGCACCCTAAAGGACTTGTGCGAGAGCTTTAACTCCAAAGGCGGCGGGCCGCAGGTGAGTTTAAGTTTTGACGACGCTTACACAAATCTGTTTGCGTTCGGGGTTCCGGTCTTGCGCAAACTCGGCCTGCCTGCCACGGTCTTTGTGCCTGCCGGGCACATGGGCGCCGCGAATACCTGGGAGCGCGTTCCGGGTTTTGAGGCATTGAATGTCGCCGGGGCCGAACTTCTCCGGCAGAGCGATCCCAAACTTTTGGAAATTGGGTCGCACGGCATGAACCATATCCCCCTGAGAGGCTTGAGTGATGCGGATTTGCACCGGGAGGTGGCCGAATCGCGCGCCCGTCTTTCGGAAACGCTGGGCAGAGAAATCCGCTTTTTTGCCTATCCTTATGGGCGGCCTTGGCACCAGGACGCAAGAGCCCGGGCGGCTGTGCAGGCTGCAGGCTATTTGGCGGCCTGCAGCTCGGTGTGGGGGCGCTTCAATGGCGAATCCACGCGCTGGGCCATGCGCCGGCTGGTGATCATGCCCGGGGACTCCTGGAAAGATGTGGCGGCCAAACTCAAAGGTTGGTATGACTGGACTGCGGTCCTGGAACAATATTTCCGGCGGGGGGCGGGTGGAACAGATTGATTGCGCGCTTTGCGGCGCGGATAAGACGACAGCAGTCTGGGTTGAAAATGGCCTTAC comes from Candidatus Omnitrophota bacterium and encodes:
- a CDS encoding polysaccharide deacetylase family protein, coding for MKRGLSGAFGLCGGACLWGRREAAHAGMRHPRIVLMYHGVSESPSFNSVPAKAFREHLSYLADHYRVSTLKDLCESFNSKGGGPQVSLSFDDAYTNLFAFGVPVLRKLGLPATVFVPAGHMGAANTWERVPGFEALNVAGAELLRQSDPKLLEIGSHGMNHIPLRGLSDADLHREVAESRARLSETLGREIRFFAYPYGRPWHQDARARAAVQAAGYLAACSSVWGRFNGESTRWAMRRLVIMPGDSWKDVAAKLKGWYDWTAVLEQYFRRGAGGTD